Proteins from a single region of Pungitius pungitius chromosome 4, fPunPun2.1, whole genome shotgun sequence:
- the LOC134127343 gene encoding transient receptor potential cation channel subfamily M member 6-like: MNLTVYRVGSASKVFINISKSSSFQSSENLYPNYSAVERNNLMRLAHTIPFSPVSIPGGEEVSVYSLDPLSPGVEPECGTDCSWSTRGLSAMLRPLGPSEAPLGGAGGLRRGRRVLCTWAERGALTPGAVYVAKAHGPQEASLQLCLREIQQQRAAQEMMRVFNSVKPADMHHSPRFLDVALVLWHSNGQWLTIERNMSGDFRKYNTRSGEEVAPCCSLEEMLLAFSHWTYEYSCRELLVLHMQGVGEELTDPTVLVADHLRGSSSEMLFGPDSLGDAAISAFRQKHSCGACCHRLGLADLRTGPYSCKNSSEAKPTRGEGPEARDRCPRK, translated from the exons atgaATTTGACAGTTTACAGAGTGGGATCGGCCTCGAAGGTATttatcaacattt CAAAAAGCTCCTCGTTCCAGTCCTCTGAGAATTTGTACCCCAACTATTCAG CTGTGGAGAGAAACAACCTGATGAGACTGGCTCACACCATCCCCTTCTCCCCCGTCTCCATTCCAG GAGGCGAAGAGGTGAGCGTCTACTCTCTGGACCCGTTGTCCCCTGGCGTTGAGCCCGAGTGCGGCACCGACTGCTCCTGGTCCACACGGGGCCTGTCCGCCATGCTGCGGCCCCTCGGCCCCTCGGAGGCccctctggggggggcggggggcctgCGGCGGGGCCGCAGGGTGCTGTGTACCTGGGCGGAGCGCGGCGCGCTCACACCTGGCGCGGTGTACGTGGCGAAAGCCCACGGGCCGCAGGAGGCGTCCCTGCAGCTGTGCTTGAGG GAGATCCAGCAGCAGAGAGCGGCCCAGGAGATGATGCGCGTCTTCAACTCGGTCAAACCCGCCGATATGCATCACTCACCGAG GTTTCTGGACGTGGCGCTGGTCCTCTGGCATTCAAATGGCCAGTGGCTGACCATCGAGAGGAACATGTCCggggacttcaggaagtacaaCACCCGCAGCGGAGAAGAggtcgccccctgctgttcaCTGGAGGAGATGCTGCTGGCGTTCTCCCACTGGACCTACGAGTACTCCTGCAGAGAGCTCCTGGTGCTCCATATGCAGG GTGTAGGAGAGGAGCTGACTGATCCAACCGTTCTTGTGGCAGATCATCTACG GGGGAGTAGCAGTGAGATGCTTTTCGGTCCAGACAGCCTCGGAGATGCCGCCATCAGCGCTTTCCGGCAGAAGCATTCTTGCGGTGCCTGTTGCCACAGACTGGGCCTCGCAG ATTTAAGAACGGGTCCGTACAGCTGCAAGAACAGCAGCGAGGCGAAGCCGACCAGAGGAGAAGGACCGGAGGCCCGTGACCGCTGCCCGAGGAAGTAG